One Brevibacterium spongiae DNA segment encodes these proteins:
- a CDS encoding 5'-nucleotidase C-terminal domain-containing protein — protein sequence MSKLVTKVLATGAAVSMLTLPGLAPVVAAPSLGNGNSAEDSATSPRESAPADPDEASNDSSAGSRSASSGDAAGDEPDSGSDAQFAPEGTKVQLLNITDFHGRISEAGTQVASVVEDERAKFGTGGDNAGTAVLSTGDNIGASTYTSSSQNDTPTLDVLNAIGVQASAVGNHEFDNGLDDLTGRVSDEADFAYSAANVYDKGTENVVDGLDEYSVVEVAGVKIAVIGVVTKDTASLVSPDGIADVDFGDPTDAVNRVAEDIEELPEDERPDMTVVEAHLGASSTESLEDAEASNAEFKKLVTEADASVDAMFTGHTQLPYAFEAPVPGEPDRTRPVIEAGSYGEYVGQVTMEVDGNLDWQASGIDLIETKDKSYDSEVVDKVAGIVSDAEDKAKELGSEVSGTISEDITRASKDGKEDRGAESTLGNLVADALKEGVEETQLEEADFGITNPGGLRTDLLCDEIYNTEEKCEVTVAELNGVLPFANDHGVVTMKGEDVIGLFEEQWQPDGASRPFLHLGISDDLDVVYDSDADKGEHVESVKVDGETIDPKKDYRVATLSFLAAGGDNFTSFAKGDFEQSGLTDFETWENYFNKHQAEGKDVTPDKNERQADAAKDVIDNGDLTAELTGPKAIKPGESADFVLKTNAKSEVAGPIDVTVDLPDGYTAEAAGKSSSQSASADAPEVDAPRAEAEADAAKTISLDSIPAGESETPVTVTAPKDASGEVTVKTSLQANADGPWWDDNPLPLAHEFEATASVVDDANASAGDDGSADGSADGGNADGGAADGGNADGGDSAAGGSDGSSDADGANASADGGNADGANASADGGSADGSGSDANGSKDGGDLPRTGFETFNIVAAALALIVAGGTAITLVRRRKLPT from the coding sequence ATGTCGAAACTTGTGACCAAAGTGCTGGCCACCGGTGCCGCAGTGTCGATGCTGACGCTGCCGGGACTCGCGCCGGTCGTCGCGGCACCGTCCCTGGGTAACGGAAACTCAGCCGAAGACAGCGCCACATCGCCGAGAGAATCTGCTCCCGCCGACCCCGACGAAGCGTCGAACGACTCGTCAGCCGGCAGCCGGTCCGCGTCGTCGGGCGATGCCGCAGGCGACGAACCGGACTCCGGCAGCGATGCACAGTTCGCGCCCGAGGGGACCAAAGTCCAACTGCTCAACATCACCGACTTCCACGGACGCATCTCCGAGGCAGGCACTCAGGTCGCCTCGGTCGTCGAGGATGAGCGGGCGAAGTTCGGCACCGGCGGCGACAATGCTGGCACCGCGGTGCTGTCGACCGGTGACAACATCGGAGCGTCGACTTACACCTCCTCGTCGCAGAACGACACGCCCACGCTCGATGTGCTCAATGCGATCGGCGTCCAGGCCTCGGCCGTGGGGAACCACGAATTCGACAATGGCCTCGACGATCTCACCGGACGTGTGAGCGACGAAGCCGACTTTGCGTACTCGGCTGCCAACGTCTATGACAAGGGAACGGAGAACGTCGTCGACGGACTCGACGAATACTCCGTCGTCGAGGTCGCAGGGGTCAAGATCGCCGTCATCGGCGTCGTCACGAAGGACACCGCCTCGCTCGTCTCTCCGGACGGCATCGCCGACGTCGACTTCGGCGATCCCACCGACGCGGTCAACCGCGTCGCCGAGGACATCGAAGAGCTGCCCGAAGACGAACGACCGGATATGACGGTCGTCGAGGCGCACCTCGGCGCGTCTTCGACGGAGAGCCTCGAGGATGCGGAAGCCTCGAACGCCGAGTTCAAGAAGCTCGTCACCGAGGCCGACGCCTCGGTCGATGCCATGTTCACCGGCCACACCCAGCTGCCGTATGCATTCGAAGCCCCGGTGCCCGGAGAACCCGACCGCACCCGTCCCGTCATCGAGGCCGGCAGCTACGGCGAATACGTCGGGCAGGTGACCATGGAGGTCGACGGCAACCTTGACTGGCAGGCCAGTGGCATCGACCTCATCGAGACCAAGGACAAGAGCTACGACTCCGAGGTCGTCGACAAGGTCGCCGGCATCGTCAGCGATGCCGAGGACAAGGCGAAGGAACTCGGCTCCGAGGTCTCCGGGACGATCAGCGAGGACATCACGCGCGCATCGAAGGACGGCAAGGAAGACCGCGGTGCCGAGTCCACGTTGGGCAACCTCGTCGCGGATGCTCTGAAGGAAGGCGTCGAAGAGACCCAGCTGGAAGAGGCCGACTTCGGCATCACGAACCCCGGTGGTCTGCGCACGGATCTGCTGTGCGACGAGATCTACAACACCGAGGAGAAATGCGAAGTCACCGTCGCCGAACTCAACGGCGTGCTGCCGTTCGCGAACGACCACGGAGTCGTGACGATGAAGGGTGAGGATGTCATCGGTCTCTTCGAGGAGCAGTGGCAGCCCGATGGTGCGTCGCGTCCGTTCCTGCACCTGGGGATCTCCGATGACCTCGACGTCGTCTACGACTCCGATGCCGACAAGGGCGAGCACGTGGAGTCGGTCAAGGTCGACGGTGAGACGATCGATCCGAAGAAGGACTATCGGGTGGCGACGCTGAGCTTCCTCGCCGCCGGTGGTGACAACTTCACCTCCTTCGCCAAGGGCGACTTCGAGCAGTCGGGGCTGACCGACTTCGAGACCTGGGAGAACTACTTCAATAAGCACCAGGCCGAAGGCAAGGATGTCACCCCCGACAAGAACGAACGCCAGGCCGATGCGGCCAAGGACGTCATCGACAACGGTGACCTGACCGCGGAGCTGACCGGGCCGAAAGCGATCAAGCCTGGTGAGAGCGCCGACTTCGTCCTCAAGACGAACGCGAAGTCCGAGGTCGCCGGACCGATCGACGTCACCGTCGATCTGCCGGACGGCTACACCGCCGAGGCGGCCGGGAAGTCGTCGTCGCAGTCGGCTTCCGCTGACGCCCCCGAGGTCGATGCACCGCGGGCCGAGGCAGAGGCGGATGCAGCGAAGACGATCTCTCTCGACTCGATCCCGGCTGGGGAGTCCGAGACTCCCGTGACCGTGACCGCTCCGAAGGATGCCTCAGGTGAGGTGACCGTCAAGACCAGTCTGCAGGCCAATGCCGACGGCCCGTGGTGGGATGACAACCCGCTGCCGCTGGCGCACGAGTTCGAAGCCACTGCCTCGGTCGTCGACGATGCGAATGCTTCGGCCGGTGACGACGGTTCAGCCGATGGCTCGGCTGATGGCGGCAACGCTGATGGTGGCGCCGCTGACGGCGGCAATGCCGATGGCGGAGACAGCGCAGCCGGCGGTTCGGACGGTTCGTCGGATGCCGACGGAGCGAACGCTTCGGCCGACGGCGGCAACGCCGATGGCGCGAACGCCTCCGCCGACGGCGGGTCTGCCGACGGGTCCGGATCGGATGCGAACGGGTCGAAGGACGGCGGCGACCTGCCGCGCACCGGCTTCGAGACCTTCAACATCGTCGCAGCTGCTCTTGCGCTCATCGTCGCCGGCGGCACCGCGATCACGTTGGTTCGCCGCCGCAAGCTACCCACCTGA
- the truA gene encoding tRNA pseudouridine(38-40) synthase TruA, producing the protein MTRFRIDLGYRGTDFHGWAKQPGLRTVQAAVESGLARVTGTDVTTVVAGRTDAGVHARRQVIHIDVDEEAIGKLVGRSNRSAEAALLSRLRGVLAAGEFFDIVIHAVTEVPEDFDARFSALWRSYQYRLADNRSFIDPLLTPVTPRHKGELDVEAMAEAAAEVQGLHDFLPFCKPRAGATTIRTLHELHVARDQEAVITIDLRADAFCHHMVRALVGGLIKVGSGSWDVTRPAELIAEADAGLTPDVPMFVTPAEGLVLTEVGYPAPEDYAARAAQTMARRDQE; encoded by the coding sequence GTGACCCGCTTCCGCATCGATCTCGGCTACCGCGGCACGGACTTCCACGGCTGGGCGAAGCAGCCGGGACTGCGCACCGTCCAGGCCGCCGTCGAATCCGGACTCGCCCGCGTGACCGGCACCGATGTGACCACAGTCGTGGCCGGCCGCACCGATGCCGGTGTCCACGCCCGCCGACAGGTCATCCACATCGACGTGGACGAGGAAGCGATCGGCAAGCTCGTCGGGCGGTCGAATCGGTCCGCCGAGGCGGCTCTGCTCTCTCGTCTGCGCGGAGTCCTCGCTGCCGGTGAGTTCTTCGACATCGTCATCCACGCCGTGACCGAGGTGCCCGAGGACTTCGACGCCCGGTTCTCCGCTTTGTGGCGCTCCTACCAGTACCGACTTGCCGACAACCGGTCATTCATCGACCCGCTGCTCACGCCGGTCACTCCCCGGCACAAAGGCGAACTCGACGTCGAAGCCATGGCCGAAGCCGCCGCGGAAGTCCAGGGACTCCACGACTTCCTGCCCTTCTGCAAACCGCGCGCCGGCGCGACGACGATCCGCACTCTCCACGAGCTGCACGTCGCCCGCGACCAGGAAGCGGTGATCACCATCGACCTGCGCGCCGACGCCTTCTGCCACCATATGGTCCGGGCCTTGGTCGGCGGTCTGATCAAGGTCGGTTCCGGCAGCTGGGACGTGACTCGTCCCGCGGAGCTCATCGCCGAGGCGGACGCTGGGCTGACCCCGGACGTGCCCATGTTCGTCACGCCCGCCGAGGGCCTCGTCCTCACCGAAGTCGGGTACCCGGCCCCGGAGGACTACGCCGCCCGAGCCGCGCAGACCATGGCTCGCCGCGACCAGGAGTGA
- a CDS encoding LemA family protein codes for MVWFIVGGCLIAALVIVFVVFTVLRFNQLSMARSVCDEAKRQLIGEIRARHALVPAYIGTLNQVAGHDLSRLELALASAERAPFDHRGAAAENALTEAISDAARTPAARAERVATSEFARTQQAAVNEEIDTTVQLLHDQLQVLTERILTASRFYNTNVDRYHRQRRRPISRLFTRVFKAREPFTESAVDGDSADTSPGRATAGSSSAGTASAGAASAGTAS; via the coding sequence GTGGTCTGGTTCATCGTCGGCGGCTGCCTGATCGCAGCCCTCGTCATCGTCTTCGTCGTCTTCACCGTGCTGCGCTTCAACCAGCTGTCGATGGCCCGGTCGGTCTGCGATGAGGCCAAACGCCAGCTCATCGGCGAGATCCGGGCTCGTCACGCGCTCGTGCCCGCCTATATCGGCACCCTGAATCAGGTTGCCGGGCACGATCTGTCCAGGCTCGAACTCGCGCTCGCCTCCGCGGAACGGGCACCTTTCGACCATCGAGGCGCCGCCGCCGAGAACGCCCTCACCGAGGCGATCAGCGATGCGGCCCGGACACCCGCAGCACGCGCGGAGAGAGTCGCGACCTCGGAATTCGCGCGCACCCAGCAGGCAGCGGTCAACGAGGAGATCGACACGACGGTCCAGCTTCTGCACGACCAGCTGCAGGTGCTCACCGAGCGGATCCTCACCGCCTCCCGCTTCTACAATACGAACGTCGACCGCTATCACCGGCAGCGCCGACGCCCGATCTCCCGCCTGTTCACGCGCGTCTTCAAGGCACGCGAACCCTTCACCGAATCCGCCGTCGACGGCGACAGCGCAGACACTTCACCCGGCCGCGCCACGGCGGGGTCATCCTCGGCGGGGACGGCTTCGGCGGGCGCAGCCTCGGCGGGGACGGCTTCGTGA